Genomic window (Longimicrobiales bacterium):
CATCCTGAAGGGCGCGGGATTCGAGGTCGTGGGAGAAGCGCAGACGGGCGCGGAAGCGGTGAAGCAGTACAAGCAGCTGCAGCCGGATCTCGTCACCATGGACATCGTGATGCCGGACATGGGCGGGATCGACGCGGTGCGCGCGATCGTGAAGGAGCACCCGCAGGCGCGCATCCTCATGTGCAGCGCGATGGGTCAGCAGGCCCTCGTCATCGAGGCCATCCAGGCCGGCGCCCGGGATTTCGTAGTGAAGCCGTTCCAGCCCTCGCGCGTGCTGGAGGCGGTGCAGCGCGT
Coding sequences:
- a CDS encoding response regulator → MLKGAGFEVVGEAQTGAEAVKQYKQLQPDLVTMDIVMPDMGGIDAVRAIVKEHPQARILMCSAMGQQALVIEAIQAGARDFVVKPFQPSRVLEAVQRVLG